One genomic region from Pongo abelii isolate AG06213 chromosome 4, NHGRI_mPonAbe1-v2.0_pri, whole genome shotgun sequence encodes:
- the LOC129059664 gene encoding uncharacterized protein LOC129059664 gives MVVVQLESNLSRRSWRSGGAAAAADSARLGHLSSLSLTQTSLLQLSSIAIGLTQRAGTSGERRAHWLQGARRSCSDYHISASQPLCATDRSASPRERIRAPEATCSGLRPFSPDARAAGLFWLWPPSPPLPLPSAPSRVPSRPRRLRPRLLWRCSSALRSWGPRSPAGSVARGAHFLPPVASGWWIHVLAQEDPCILNSNAKLETMSLPISRILLTFS, from the exons ATGGTGGTTGTACAGTTG GAGTCCAATTTAAGCCGGCGGAGTTGGCGGAGCGGAGGCGCTGCGGCGGCGGCGGACTCGGCGCGGCTCGGGCACCTCTCTTCCTTATCTCTTACTCAAACTTCTCTGCTCCAACTCAGCTCCATCGCCATTGGTCTGACGCAGCGCGCGGGGACGTCAGGCGAGCGCCGCGCCCATTGGCTGCAGGGCGCGCGGCGCAGCTGTTCTGATTATCATATTTCAGCCTCGCAGCCGCTGTGCGCCACTGACCGCTCGGCGAGCCCGCGGGAGAGGATTAGGGCTCCCGAGGCAACTTGCTCGGGGCTCAGGCCGTTCTCCCCCGATGCTCGGGCTGCCGGGCTGTTCTGGCTCtggcctccctctcctcctcttcctcttccttctgcccCCTCCCGCGTTCCTTCCCGGCCGCGCCGCCTGCGCCCTCGCCTCCTGTGGCGCTGCTCCTCCGCCCTGCGCTCCTGGGGTCCCCGCAGTCCGGCTGGCAGCGTTGCGCGCGGGGCTCACTTTCTGCCGCCGGTGGCGAGTGGCTGGTGG ATACATGTACTAGCCCAGGAAGATCCCTGCATCTTGAACAGTAATGCTAAATTGGAAACTATGTCATTACCCATAAGTAGAATCCTCCTGACTTTCAGTTAA